The Methanobacterium lacus genome includes a region encoding these proteins:
- a CDS encoding formylmethanofuran dehydrogenase subunit B: MANYEPPVTDYDSIVENCTCAFCGCNCDDLDYLIKDGHVVGVRHACRLGASKIMEDMDQRLLVPMIRGEDGELAETDWDTALDKAAELIAGAVRPIFYGWSETSIETMHHGLELGELVGAVLDNQATICHGPSLQAVQNAGYPISTLGEVKNRADMCLYTGSNAMNSHPRHMARYSTFPRGYFRPRGRFDRTVVTLDPKYSDTAKMSDIWVGFEQNGDYEFYNAIRAVLKGKKLQKEFISGIPKEDVEELAEAMKNVQFGALFFGLGLTHTLSKQRNIDIAIQMVADLNSYTKWILMPMRGHFNVNGFNIFMAFETGFPYGVDFARGYQRYMNGETNTIDLLTRKECDVFMVIAADPGAHYPGGAVKHLAEIPVIQVDIHWGPSTEIADVVLPGSFVGVEVGGTSYRMDGVPIWMKKAIDKPETCRDDEWIIKEILERVKTIKAEQGALASK; encoded by the coding sequence ATGGCAAATTACGAACCACCAGTAACAGACTACGATAGTATCGTAGAAAACTGTACATGTGCTTTTTGCGGATGTAACTGTGACGATTTAGATTATTTAATTAAAGATGGGCATGTTGTAGGTGTAAGACACGCATGCCGACTTGGTGCCAGTAAGATCATGGAAGACATGGATCAAAGATTACTGGTTCCAATGATAAGGGGCGAAGATGGAGAACTTGCAGAAACTGACTGGGACACAGCTTTAGACAAAGCTGCAGAACTCATAGCAGGTGCAGTAAGGCCTATATTCTATGGTTGGAGTGAAACTTCCATTGAAACCATGCACCACGGTCTTGAGCTCGGTGAATTAGTTGGAGCGGTTTTGGATAACCAGGCAACCATCTGTCACGGACCTTCACTTCAGGCTGTTCAGAACGCAGGATACCCTATAAGTACACTTGGAGAAGTTAAAAACAGGGCGGACATGTGTCTTTACACAGGTAGTAACGCAATGAACTCCCACCCAAGACATATGGCAAGGTACAGTACCTTCCCACGAGGATACTTCAGACCAAGGGGAAGATTCGACAGAACAGTTGTCACACTCGACCCAAAATACAGTGATACAGCTAAAATGTCCGATATATGGGTAGGATTCGAACAGAATGGAGATTACGAATTTTACAACGCTATAAGGGCTGTTTTAAAGGGTAAAAAACTTCAAAAAGAATTTATTTCTGGAATTCCTAAGGAAGATGTCGAAGAATTAGCAGAAGCAATGAAAAATGTTCAGTTCGGAGCATTGTTCTTTGGTCTCGGTTTAACCCACACATTATCCAAACAGAGAAACATCGATATTGCTATTCAGATGGTAGCAGACTTAAACAGTTACACCAAATGGATTTTAATGCCTATGAGGGGTCACTTCAACGTGAACGGATTCAACATATTCATGGCATTTGAAACAGGTTTCCCATACGGTGTTGACTTCGCAAGAGGATACCAGAGATACATGAATGGAGAAACAAACACCATAGATCTTTTAACAAGAAAAGAATGTGATGTTTTCATGGTAATTGCAGCTGATCCAGGTGCACACTACCCTGGTGGAGCAGTTAAACATCTCGCAGAAATTCCAGTTATCCAGGTGGATATACACTGGGGACCTTCTACAGAGATTGCAGATGTTGTTCTTCCAGGTTCATTTGTTGGTGTCGAAGTTGGAGGTACCAGTTACAGGATGGACGGTGTTCCAATATGGATGAAAAAAGCCATCGACAAACCTGAAACTTGTAGGGACGACGAATGGATTATAAAAGAAATATTAGAAAGAGTTAAAACAATTAAAGCTGAACAAGGAGCTTTAGCAAGTAAATAA
- a CDS encoding molybdopterin dinucleotide binding domain-containing protein: MTYVDKPAIPKVVKFDEPNAKLRNKLDVMLNTGSDIYQGACKKRGSTLKDEYRKVAGVAYMDPKDMAKLGVSNWDHVKVISDWGEVVVNAAHSRDAPHEGTIFIPKGPWANVVVSPETYCCCDPTYKGIMCTVEKSDDDVLLMADLMRAVYKKYVNKDDEEGIKDLATLGEMPVYKKL, from the coding sequence TTGACTTATGTAGATAAACCGGCAATTCCAAAGGTTGTTAAATTTGACGAACCTAACGCAAAATTACGAAATAAATTGGACGTAATGTTGAACACAGGTTCTGACATTTACCAAGGGGCATGCAAAAAAAGAGGATCTACTCTTAAAGATGAATACAGGAAAGTAGCTGGAGTAGCATATATGGATCCTAAAGACATGGCAAAACTCGGAGTATCCAACTGGGACCATGTTAAAGTTATTTCTGACTGGGGAGAAGTAGTTGTTAACGCAGCACACTCCAGAGATGCACCGCATGAAGGAACAATATTCATACCAAAGGGACCATGGGCAAATGTAGTTGTTAGTCCAGAAACCTACTGTTGCTGCGACCCAACATACAAGGGTATCATGTGCACAGTGGAAAAATCAGATGATGATGTTCTGCTAATGGCTGACCTAATGAGGGCAGTGTACAAAAAATACGTTAATAAGGATGATGAAGAAGGCATCAAAGATCTTGCTACACTTGGAGAGATGCCTGTCTACAAGAAATTATAA
- a CDS encoding 4Fe-4S binding protein has protein sequence MELKVNQDNCLGCGVCVVACPVNVSISPEVSGGHGSKTTETIMMVENGVIKLFSEDKCTKCGTCQVFCPTDAIWLE, from the coding sequence ATGGAACTTAAAGTAAACCAAGACAACTGCCTTGGATGTGGAGTTTGCGTTGTTGCATGTCCGGTAAATGTTTCTATAAGTCCTGAGGTTTCAGGAGGGCATGGATCAAAAACAACAGAAACAATTATGATGGTCGAAAATGGAGTAATCAAACTCTTTAGCGAAGATAAATGCACGAAATGTGGGACCTGTCAGGTATTCTGTCCTACCGACGCAATTTGGCTAGAATGA
- the fwdF gene encoding tungsten-dependent formylmethanofuran dehydrogenase subunit FwdF, which yields MAANIKEVKAKDFNVERSAEEDRELSFKDESCVGCGVCESICPVGAIKLGSVGAIVRNDIDESKIEIDEEKCVLCGMCSVGCPVDALEFTVDGTPISEIETYPKLISSAEIDDETCIYCKACERACPREAITVARQLPDRSKLVTGEIDIDKETCIDCGICEEMCPADAITIDQKGPEDFDIAVDKDKCVYCLVCKKACPVDAIMAACRTCSYGEYDLNPEDAETTGKALIDDDACVRCGWCEEVCPVDAAKVEKPFEGELSLDLDKCTTCGACVDVCPCDVLFFPKSSAPGTIDDKLMKDEQFCIYCGACENVCPVEAIDVKRTGIKCTPTKSKSWQKSIDSLKTN from the coding sequence ATGGCTGCAAATATAAAAGAAGTCAAAGCCAAAGATTTCAACGTTGAAAGATCAGCTGAAGAAGATAGAGAGCTGTCATTCAAAGATGAGTCATGTGTTGGTTGTGGCGTTTGTGAATCAATATGCCCAGTCGGAGCAATCAAACTAGGTTCCGTTGGTGCTATTGTTAGAAACGATATCGACGAATCAAAAATAGAAATAGATGAAGAAAAATGTGTATTGTGTGGAATGTGTAGTGTGGGATGTCCAGTGGATGCACTTGAATTCACTGTGGATGGAACACCAATTTCTGAAATTGAAACTTATCCTAAATTAATTTCTTCTGCAGAAATTGACGATGAAACATGTATATACTGCAAAGCATGTGAAAGGGCATGTCCAAGGGAAGCAATTACTGTCGCAAGACAACTTCCAGACAGATCCAAACTTGTAACTGGTGAAATAGACATAGACAAGGAAACATGCATAGACTGTGGTATATGTGAAGAAATGTGTCCTGCAGATGCAATAACTATTGATCAAAAAGGTCCAGAAGATTTCGACATCGCTGTAGACAAGGACAAATGTGTTTACTGCTTAGTATGTAAGAAAGCATGTCCTGTAGATGCAATAATGGCAGCATGTAGAACCTGTTCCTACGGTGAATACGACTTAAATCCTGAAGATGCTGAAACAACTGGTAAAGCACTCATAGATGATGACGCATGTGTAAGATGTGGATGGTGTGAAGAAGTTTGCCCAGTAGATGCAGCTAAGGTTGAAAAACCATTCGAAGGTGAACTGAGCTTAGATCTAGACAAATGTACAACTTGTGGAGCATGTGTGGATGTATGCCCATGTGATGTGCTGTTCTTCCCTAAATCATCAGCACCAGGAACAATAGATGATAAACTCATGAAAGATGAACAGTTCTGTATTTACTGTGGTGCATGTGAAAATGTATGCCCAGTAGAAGCAATTGATGTTAAACGAACTGGAATCAAATGCACACCTACCAAATCAAAATCTTGGCAGAAAAGTATTGATTCATTAAAAACTAACTAA
- a CDS encoding 4Fe-4S binding protein produces the protein MPKHIASGLKYLAALELVRDGYSQKQISKMLNVNKSTLSHYLNGRNISLGSIEIAEIVREFSPRDFLVFTDAIIEDKEATKTIVKTCLVNKYSVEVKDSCIGCGICVDTCLIDAIVLDDLKAHIDSDICCGCQICAEKCPTNSINILEE, from the coding sequence ATGCCAAAACACATAGCTTCTGGATTGAAATATTTAGCGGCTTTAGAACTCGTTAGAGACGGTTACAGTCAAAAACAGATTTCGAAAATGCTAAATGTTAATAAATCCACGCTTTCTCATTATTTAAATGGTAGAAACATTTCTTTAGGATCAATAGAGATAGCTGAAATCGTCAGAGAGTTCTCACCACGAGATTTTCTGGTTTTTACTGACGCCATCATTGAAGACAAGGAAGCAACGAAAACCATAGTGAAAACTTGTTTGGTCAACAAGTACAGTGTCGAAGTTAAAGATTCTTGCATTGGTTGTGGAATTTGTGTAGATACATGTTTGATAGATGCCATAGTTTTGGATGATCTAAAGGCACACATAGATTCTGATATCTGTTGTGGATGTCAAATTTGTGCTGAAAAATGTCCTACTAATTCAATTAATATTTTGGAGGAATAA
- the fdhF gene encoding formate dehydrogenase subunit alpha, with protein MKNNKITLNIDGVEINAEEGSTILETALLNDIYIPNLCYYPGLKPWGSCRLCLVENDEGRLITACETKVHDGMKITTDNPRINRVRKLSAELLIANHEVDCLTCKKNDNCKLQEIAAYLGINRDDLGSLRRKIMDIPVDDSNPFFNRDLKKCVLCGICVRTCSEVLAVNAVDFGFRGYDTKITTFGDKPLLESSCVSCGECMIACPVGALVPKETKKPAREVKTVCPYCGVGCNIYLGVRGDKIVSARGDTDNSVNKGNLCVKGRFGYSFINHPDRLKKPLIKRNDEFIEVEWEEALDYVAQKLSGYKGDEFASISSARCPNEDNYAVQKFTRAVMGTNNVDNCARSCHAPSVAGLAKIFGSGAMSNSIDEIKDASCLFVIGTNPTASYPVLGLRIIEAVKNGAKLIVADPRNINLCKHADIVMNQTPGTDVALIMGMMKVIVDEELHDQAYIDDRSEGFEEFKESLQSYDIETVESITGVDGELIKEAARTYASIKPASILYSLGITEHTHGTENVFALGDLALLTGNMGKPFGGVNPIRGQNNVQGACDMGCLPDTFPGYQKLDDPNTIERFETAWNVDLNRSKGITFPEMVMAAKNGDIKAMYIVGENPVTSEPDTENIKDAMNSLDFLVVQDIFMSETAQMADVVLPGCSYAEKDGTFANSERRIQRVRKAINPVGESKPDWLITSLIAKKMGAKGFDFKDASDVYDEVAKVSPTFAGINYGRIEDEGIQWPCHNEEHDGTPILHTEEFKTETGRAKFIPLTYRPSAELPDETYPLILTTGRSIYHYQTSTMTGAVEGLKKLYGEDYIDISREDASKLGVVADETVKVISRRGEIKPKVRITDRCRKGVVFMTFHFGESATNVITNSACDPISKTPEFKVCAVRVEKILD; from the coding sequence ATGAAGAACAATAAAATAACACTGAATATTGATGGTGTAGAAATTAATGCCGAGGAAGGGAGCACAATATTGGAAACAGCCCTTCTAAACGATATTTACATACCCAATCTATGTTATTATCCTGGTTTAAAACCATGGGGATCCTGTAGACTTTGTCTCGTTGAAAATGATGAGGGACGTCTTATCACGGCATGTGAAACAAAAGTACATGATGGAATGAAAATAACAACAGATAATCCCAGGATTAACAGGGTTCGAAAGTTATCTGCAGAGCTGCTGATTGCAAATCATGAAGTGGATTGTTTAACCTGCAAGAAAAATGATAACTGTAAATTACAGGAAATTGCAGCCTATCTTGGAATAAATCGGGATGATCTTGGCAGTTTAAGACGCAAAATAATGGATATTCCGGTGGATGATTCTAACCCCTTCTTCAACAGGGATCTAAAGAAATGTGTACTTTGCGGGATATGTGTCAGAACTTGCAGCGAAGTCCTGGCTGTCAATGCAGTTGATTTTGGATTCAGGGGATATGATACCAAGATAACAACTTTTGGTGATAAACCACTCCTGGAATCTTCTTGCGTATCATGTGGAGAATGTATGATTGCCTGTCCTGTGGGTGCACTTGTACCAAAGGAAACAAAAAAACCTGCAAGGGAAGTTAAAACTGTTTGTCCATACTGTGGTGTTGGATGCAACATTTACCTAGGTGTGAGGGGAGACAAGATAGTCAGTGCAAGAGGCGATACAGATAACTCTGTAAACAAGGGCAATCTATGTGTTAAGGGCAGATTTGGATACAGCTTCATCAACCATCCGGACAGGCTTAAAAAACCTCTGATTAAGAGAAACGATGAATTTATAGAGGTTGAATGGGAGGAAGCACTGGATTACGTTGCTCAGAAATTATCTGGATACAAGGGCGATGAATTTGCATCTATATCCTCTGCAAGATGTCCAAATGAGGATAACTACGCTGTTCAAAAGTTCACCAGGGCTGTTATGGGAACTAACAACGTTGATAACTGTGCCAGATCCTGTCACGCACCATCTGTAGCAGGTCTTGCCAAAATATTTGGAAGTGGGGCCATGAGCAACTCTATAGATGAAATTAAGGATGCTTCATGCTTATTTGTTATAGGGACCAATCCAACAGCCAGTTATCCTGTATTGGGGTTGCGCATAATCGAAGCAGTAAAAAATGGTGCTAAACTCATAGTTGCAGATCCAAGAAATATTAACCTGTGCAAACATGCGGACATTGTAATGAATCAGACTCCCGGTACCGATGTGGCACTCATCATGGGCATGATGAAGGTTATAGTGGATGAAGAACTGCATGATCAGGCATACATAGATGATAGGAGTGAAGGCTTCGAAGAGTTTAAAGAGTCATTACAGTCCTATGACATTGAAACAGTTGAATCAATCACAGGAGTTGATGGAGAACTAATAAAGGAAGCTGCAAGGACATATGCATCAATTAAACCTGCATCCATACTTTATTCCTTGGGAATCACAGAACACACACATGGAACTGAAAATGTTTTTGCCCTTGGAGATCTAGCACTCCTAACAGGTAACATGGGAAAACCATTTGGAGGAGTGAATCCCATAAGGGGACAGAACAATGTTCAAGGAGCCTGTGACATGGGATGTCTTCCAGACACCTTCCCTGGCTATCAAAAATTAGACGATCCAAACACCATCGAAAGGTTCGAAACTGCATGGAATGTTGATCTTAACAGATCCAAGGGTATAACATTCCCTGAAATGGTTATGGCTGCTAAAAATGGGGATATAAAGGCCATGTACATCGTTGGAGAGAACCCTGTAACAAGTGAACCAGACACAGAAAATATCAAGGATGCAATGAATTCCCTAGATTTTTTGGTTGTTCAAGATATTTTCATGAGTGAAACAGCGCAGATGGCTGATGTGGTTCTTCCAGGCTGTAGCTACGCAGAGAAGGACGGTACATTTGCAAATTCAGAACGGAGAATACAGAGGGTTCGAAAAGCAATAAATCCAGTCGGAGAATCTAAACCAGATTGGTTGATAACATCCCTCATTGCTAAGAAGATGGGTGCAAAAGGATTTGATTTTAAAGATGCCAGTGATGTTTACGATGAAGTGGCCAAGGTTTCCCCAACCTTTGCTGGAATCAACTACGGCAGAATTGAGGATGAAGGAATACAGTGGCCATGCCACAATGAGGAACATGATGGAACACCCATACTCCACACAGAGGAGTTTAAAACAGAAACTGGAAGGGCTAAATTCATTCCACTAACCTACCGACCTTCAGCAGAACTACCGGATGAAACTTATCCCCTAATTCTCACAACAGGGAGGAGTATTTATCACTATCAAACCAGTACAATGACAGGTGCTGTTGAAGGATTGAAAAAACTTTATGGGGAAGATTATATTGACATATCCCGGGAAGACGCCTCAAAATTAGGGGTTGTGGCTGACGAAACTGTTAAGGTGATATCTAGAAGGGGAGAAATAAAACCCAAAGTTAGAATTACTGACAGATGCAGAAAAGGAGTAGTTTTCATGACCTTCCACTTCGGTGAATCTGCCACCAACGTCATAACCAACTCTGCATGCGATCCAATATCAAAAACTCCTGAGTTCAAGGTGTGTGCAGTTAGGGTGGAAAAGATTTTAGACTGA
- the mobB gene encoding molybdopterin-guanine dinucleotide biosynthesis protein B — protein sequence MRIIAVVGTKNTGKTTLVTKIVAELVERGFSVGTVKHTHHQFDLPERDTGKHKAAGAEIVAGIGSETFISIKDSMDLEKVLLMMKFMKDLDFVVIEGLKESKYAKISTSEFKDEFTIANVDVFNMDDAKLSTTIDLVLDRSFGMVNDLNCKKCGYESCDDFVHAKLQGRADAVYCRSESDRVILKINDTMIPLNPFVRTFIDETVLGMVKSLKTDEFGAENLNKIELLIRDKHEND from the coding sequence ATGAGGATTATAGCAGTTGTTGGTACCAAAAACACGGGTAAAACTACTCTTGTGACTAAAATAGTCGCAGAATTAGTTGAAAGAGGATTTAGCGTTGGAACAGTGAAACATACACACCATCAATTCGACCTTCCAGAGAGGGATACTGGAAAACACAAGGCAGCTGGAGCTGAAATTGTTGCAGGAATTGGAAGTGAAACATTTATTTCCATCAAAGATTCCATGGACCTTGAAAAGGTTCTTTTAATGATGAAATTCATGAAAGACCTTGATTTTGTCGTTATAGAAGGATTGAAAGAATCTAAATACGCAAAAATCTCCACATCCGAATTTAAAGATGAATTTACCATTGCAAATGTTGATGTGTTTAATATGGATGATGCCAAACTCAGTACCACCATAGACCTTGTGCTTGATAGGAGTTTTGGTATGGTAAACGATCTAAACTGCAAGAAATGCGGTTATGAATCCTGCGATGATTTTGTCCATGCAAAGCTTCAGGGACGGGCTGATGCTGTTTACTGCAGATCAGAATCAGACAGGGTTATACTAAAGATAAATGACACTATGATCCCCTTAAATCCATTCGTGAGAACTTTTATTGATGAAACTGTGCTTGGTATGGTAAAATCACTGAAAACCGATGAATTCGGTGCAGAAAATCTTAACAAAATTGAACTTCTGATAAGAGATAAGCATGAAAACGATTAA
- the moaA gene encoding GTP 3',8-cyclase MoaA, whose amino-acid sequence MKTINIQNKVTDNFKRPLISLRISITNRCNVKCFYCHHDGIVPQDYEMTPKEIERIVTVAKELGIEKIRLSGGEPLIREDIVDMVSKIANVGFRDISLTTNGILLEKYAEKLHEAGLTRVNVSFDTLNPETYRFITKRDYMENAKAGIQKAVESGLNPVKVNMVVMKGINDNEIWDMFQFCRETGAILQLIELLKTEADKPGSFFDEYHYDMGELEDELTEMSDQVKTRKFMQDRKKYFVEGGEIEIVRPMDNTEFCKNCTRLRITPDGKIKPCLLKNDNLVDIIEPMRRGYTNKELKNVFLEAIEHRKPYFTNGCHAKS is encoded by the coding sequence ATGAAAACGATTAACATTCAAAATAAGGTCACTGATAATTTTAAAAGACCTTTAATATCACTGAGAATATCCATAACCAACAGGTGCAACGTAAAATGTTTTTACTGCCATCACGATGGAATTGTACCTCAAGATTATGAAATGACCCCAAAAGAAATAGAAAGAATTGTTACAGTTGCTAAAGAACTTGGTATTGAAAAAATAAGACTTTCTGGCGGTGAACCCCTTATCAGAGAGGATATTGTGGACATGGTTTCAAAAATAGCAAATGTAGGATTTCGAGATATTTCATTAACAACCAACGGCATTCTCCTTGAAAAATATGCTGAAAAATTGCATGAAGCCGGGTTAACCCGTGTAAATGTCAGTTTCGACACTTTGAATCCGGAAACATACCGTTTCATAACAAAAAGGGATTACATGGAAAATGCCAAGGCTGGAATTCAGAAGGCTGTGGAATCTGGATTGAACCCAGTAAAAGTTAACATGGTTGTTATGAAGGGAATAAACGACAATGAAATATGGGACATGTTTCAATTTTGCAGGGAAACCGGAGCAATACTACAGCTCATCGAACTTCTAAAAACCGAAGCTGATAAACCTGGAAGCTTTTTTGATGAATATCATTACGATATGGGAGAACTTGAAGATGAGCTGACAGAAATGTCAGATCAAGTAAAAACAAGGAAGTTCATGCAGGATAGAAAAAAGTACTTCGTTGAGGGCGGTGAAATAGAGATCGTCAGACCAATGGATAATACGGAGTTCTGTAAAAATTGTACAAGGCTCAGGATAACTCCTGATGGGAAGATCAAACCCTGCCTTCTTAAAAACGATAACTTGGTGGATATAATCGAACCCATGCGCAGAGGTTAC